A genomic window from Sporichthyaceae bacterium includes:
- a CDS encoding DUF3000 domain-containing protein yields the protein MPAEFAAAAAALRAVTTRPEVRLAEAPAPARLAPYGAALTATVSEGEDELAHGRLILLYDPDGHEAWDGCARLVTYIRTELEAELVSDPLLHDVAWHWLEEALTAHGVEMAAASGTVTRVQSHAYGELAADAEDEPAGELEIRASWSPGEDVRAHVEAWVDVLCTAAGLPPVVPGVLSLPARRGR from the coding sequence TTGCCCGCGGAGTTCGCCGCCGCGGCCGCCGCGCTGCGCGCGGTGACCACCCGTCCCGAGGTGCGGTTGGCCGAGGCCCCCGCCCCGGCCCGGCTGGCGCCCTACGGCGCCGCGCTCACCGCCACGGTCAGCGAAGGGGAGGATGAGCTGGCCCACGGCCGACTGATCCTGCTCTACGACCCGGACGGGCACGAGGCCTGGGACGGCTGCGCCCGGCTGGTCACCTATATCCGCACCGAACTGGAGGCCGAGTTGGTCTCCGACCCGCTGCTGCACGACGTCGCCTGGCACTGGTTGGAGGAGGCGCTGACCGCGCACGGTGTCGAGATGGCCGCGGCCAGCGGCACGGTGACCCGGGTGCAGTCGCACGCCTATGGCGAGTTGGCCGCCGATGCCGAGGACGAACCGGCCGGTGAGCTGGAGATCCGCGCGTCCTGGAGTCCGGGCGAGGACGTGCGTGCGCACGTCGAGGCCTGGGTGGATGTGCTGTGCACCGCGGCAGGGCTGCCGCCGGTAGTGCCGGGCGTGTTGAGCCTGCCCGCCCGCCGGGGTCGTTGA
- a CDS encoding LuxR C-terminal-related transcriptional regulator, whose product MALIQQSRGRIPQQLPAPRVPRQGTGPGTLPTEVATSFTAMVVAADPYRRAMSVRRLRSLGARDVAEAGTVLQARAWARTAGLREVCLSDALLPDGSGIMLLAELQRAGWAGCAVVPQNDGARATHAALAARIRSCVLAGRSCGTAPGNDSEASRAAARLGLSDREVEVLRHVAEGRANRDVGEAMGLSALTIKSHLARIARKLGTGDRAGMVATAMRARAID is encoded by the coding sequence GTGGCGTTGATCCAGCAGTCCCGCGGTCGCATTCCGCAGCAGCTGCCCGCTCCCCGGGTACCTCGCCAAGGCACCGGCCCGGGCACCCTCCCCACCGAGGTTGCCACCTCGTTTACCGCGATGGTCGTCGCTGCCGACCCGTACCGCCGCGCGATGAGCGTGCGCCGACTGCGCTCGCTGGGCGCCCGCGACGTCGCCGAGGCCGGCACCGTGCTCCAGGCCCGCGCCTGGGCCCGCACCGCCGGCCTGCGCGAGGTGTGCCTTTCCGACGCATTGCTGCCGGACGGTTCGGGCATCATGCTGCTCGCCGAATTGCAGCGGGCCGGTTGGGCCGGCTGCGCAGTGGTCCCGCAGAACGACGGCGCCCGGGCCACCCATGCCGCACTCGCCGCGCGCATCCGCAGCTGTGTGCTGGCCGGTCGCTCCTGCGGCACCGCACCGGGCAACGACTCCGAGGCCTCCCGCGCCGCCGCCCGCCTCGGGCTGTCCGACCGCGAGGTCGAGGTGCTGCGCCACGTGGCCGAGGGTCGGGCCAACCGCGACGTCGGCGAGGCCATGGGCCTGTCCGCACTCACCATCAAGAGCCACCTGGCCCGCATCGCCCGCAAGTTGGGCACCGGCGACCGCGCCGGCATGGTCGCGACCGCGATGCGCGCCCGCGCCATCGACTGA
- the hemE gene encoding uroporphyrinogen decarboxylase has product MSRPAAATSWTAPAGDPRESVFLRACRRRPVPYTPVWFMRQAGRALPEYRALRTEVAMLAACSDPGLVTEITLQPVRRYGVDAAILFSDIVVPLRAVGIELDIVPGVGPVISKPIREAADLDRLVPLEEGAVDFISAAVRALVGELGGIPLIGFAGAPFTLASYLVEGGPSRHHERTKAMMFGAPDLWAALVDRLATITATFLRVQAEAGASALQVFDSWAGALSAADYARAVAPASRRVFAQTADLGVPRIHFGVGTGELLHQMGAVGADVVGVDWRTPLSVAAQRIGPDRAVQGNLDPAVLLAGWDAVAAATDAILQDASGLPGHVFNLGHGVLPGTDPDVLTRVVDRVHARTARAG; this is encoded by the coding sequence GTGTCCCGACCCGCCGCCGCCACCTCCTGGACCGCCCCGGCGGGCGACCCTCGGGAATCGGTGTTTCTCCGCGCCTGCCGTCGCCGGCCCGTGCCGTACACCCCGGTCTGGTTCATGCGCCAGGCCGGCCGGGCGCTGCCCGAGTATCGGGCGCTGCGCACCGAGGTGGCCATGCTCGCCGCCTGCTCCGACCCCGGCCTGGTCACCGAGATCACCCTGCAGCCGGTCCGCCGCTACGGGGTGGACGCGGCGATCCTGTTCTCCGACATCGTCGTCCCGCTGCGCGCGGTGGGCATCGAGTTGGACATCGTGCCCGGCGTCGGACCGGTGATCTCCAAGCCGATCCGGGAGGCCGCCGACCTGGACCGGTTGGTCCCGCTGGAGGAGGGCGCGGTCGACTTCATCAGCGCTGCCGTCCGCGCACTGGTGGGCGAACTGGGTGGCATCCCGCTGATCGGCTTCGCCGGTGCGCCGTTCACCCTCGCCTCCTACCTGGTCGAGGGCGGGCCGTCCCGCCACCACGAGCGCACCAAGGCGATGATGTTCGGCGCCCCCGACCTGTGGGCCGCGCTGGTGGACCGCCTGGCCACGATCACCGCCACGTTCCTGCGGGTGCAGGCCGAAGCCGGGGCGAGCGCCCTGCAGGTGTTCGACTCCTGGGCGGGTGCGCTGTCCGCGGCCGACTACGCGCGCGCGGTCGCGCCGGCCAGCCGCCGGGTGTTCGCGCAGACCGCGGACCTGGGCGTGCCCCGGATCCACTTCGGCGTGGGTACCGGGGAGTTGCTGCACCAGATGGGGGCGGTGGGCGCGGACGTGGTCGGGGTGGACTGGCGCACACCGCTGTCCGTGGCCGCGCAGCGCATCGGTCCCGACCGCGCGGTGCAGGGGAACCTCGACCCGGCCGTGCTGCTGGCCGGGTGGGATGCGGTGGCCGCGGCCACCGACGCGATCCTCCAGGACGCGTCAGGTTTGCCGGGCCACGTGTTCAACCTCGGCCACGGGGTGTTGCCGGGTACCGACCCGGATGTGCTGACCCGGGTGGTGGACCGGGTTCACGCGCGCACAGCGCGAGCCGGATAA